A genomic region of Streptomyces sp. R33 contains the following coding sequences:
- a CDS encoding SOS response-associated peptidase — protein sequence MCGRYAASRRPEDLVEAFGIERWEPEETLAPDWNVAPTKEVHVVLDRPVKDAPDPRPVRQLRTLRWGLVPSWAKNPDGAARMINARSETLAEKPSFRRPFAQRRCIVPADGYYEWVTAHDERQLEVEGKKKRARKQPYFVLPADGSVFAMAGIYEFWRDPALPGDHPQAWWATCSVITAEAETGPLAVAPAEGPASLAEIHPRMPLMLTPDRWDAWLDPARTDTGELQALLAPPPGGLMRAYPVSTAVSNVRNNGPELLDELAAPEECTLF from the coding sequence ATGTGCGGAAGGTATGCAGCGAGTCGCAGACCCGAGGACCTGGTGGAGGCCTTCGGCATCGAGCGGTGGGAGCCGGAGGAGACGCTGGCCCCCGACTGGAACGTGGCGCCGACGAAGGAGGTCCACGTCGTCCTCGACCGTCCTGTGAAGGACGCTCCGGATCCGCGTCCGGTTCGTCAGCTGCGCACCCTGAGGTGGGGGCTCGTCCCCTCCTGGGCCAAGAACCCCGACGGCGCCGCCCGGATGATCAACGCCCGCTCCGAGACGCTGGCCGAGAAGCCGTCCTTCCGCAGGCCCTTCGCGCAGCGCCGCTGCATCGTCCCCGCCGACGGCTACTACGAGTGGGTCACCGCCCACGACGAACGGCAGCTCGAGGTCGAGGGCAAGAAGAAGCGGGCACGCAAGCAGCCCTACTTCGTGCTCCCCGCCGACGGCTCCGTCTTCGCCATGGCCGGGATATACGAGTTCTGGCGCGACCCGGCCCTCCCCGGCGATCACCCCCAGGCCTGGTGGGCGACCTGCTCGGTGATCACCGCCGAGGCCGAGACCGGGCCGCTGGCCGTGGCTCCCGCCGAGGGCCCGGCCTCGCTCGCCGAGATCCACCCCCGGATGCCGCTGATGCTGACCCCGGACCGCTGGGACGCCTGGCTGGACCCGGCCCGCACCGACACCGGCGAACTCCAGGCCCTGCTCGCGCCGCCGCCGGGCGGGCTGATGCGCGCGTACCCGGTGTCCA
- a CDS encoding M50 family metallopeptidase → MDSTTTAGLWDRLTGIQTPPPLWLVIVTGVVALAAVGPRPLWRLSRNAVTIAHEGGHGLVARLTGRKLDGIRLHSDTSGVTVSVGKATGPGMILTAAAGYPAPALLGLGGAALLSAHRITLLLWAATVLLLAMLVMIRNAYGALMVVLAGAAFVLVSWLATAEVQAAFAYLVVWFLLMGAVRPVFELGAQRRHGGAPDSDADQLGRLTHVHPVAWLLLFHAVALCSLIGGGRWLLNL, encoded by the coding sequence ATGGACAGCACCACGACCGCCGGCCTGTGGGACCGGCTGACCGGCATACAGACCCCGCCGCCCCTGTGGCTGGTGATCGTGACGGGCGTGGTCGCGCTGGCCGCCGTGGGGCCGCGCCCGCTGTGGCGGCTGTCCCGCAACGCCGTGACCATCGCCCACGAGGGGGGCCACGGGCTGGTGGCCCGGCTGACCGGACGCAAGCTCGACGGGATCCGGCTGCACTCCGACACCAGCGGCGTCACCGTCAGCGTCGGCAAGGCGACCGGGCCCGGGATGATCCTGACCGCCGCCGCCGGGTACCCGGCGCCCGCGCTGCTCGGGCTCGGCGGGGCCGCACTGCTGTCGGCCCACCGCATCACGCTGCTGCTGTGGGCGGCCACCGTACTGCTCCTCGCGATGCTGGTGATGATCCGCAACGCGTACGGGGCCCTGATGGTGGTGCTGGCCGGCGCCGCGTTCGTCCTGGTCTCCTGGCTCGCCACGGCCGAGGTCCAGGCGGCCTTCGCGTACCTGGTGGTGTGGTTCCTGCTGATGGGTGCCGTACGGCCGGTCTTCGAGCTGGGGGCCCAGCGCCGGCACGGCGGGGCGCCGGATTCCGACGCGGACCAGCTGGGGCGGCTCACCCACGTCCACCCGGTGGCCTGGCTGCTCCTGTTCCACGCGGTCGCGCTGTGCTCGCTCATCGGCGGCGGGCGCTGGCTTCTCAACCTCTGA
- the aroA gene encoding 3-phosphoshikimate 1-carboxyvinyltransferase, with translation MTETPALHALWPAPLADGTVHATVTVPGSKSVTNRALVLAALAAEPGWVRRPLRSRDSQLMADALRALGVGIEETASSSSGDGSGGEAWRIIPAALHGPATVDVGNAGTVMRFLPPVATLASGDIRFDGDPRSYERPLGQVISALRTLGARIDDDGRGALPLTVQGGGALEGGVVEIDASNSSQFVSALLLSGPRFNQGVEVRHTGTALPSMPHIRMTVEMLRAAGAQVDTPEAGGEPNVWRVAPSALLGRDMVVEPDLSNAQPFLAAALITGGTVTIPDWPRRTTQPGDELRRIFTEMGGSCELTDAGLVFSGSGKIHGIDVDLSEVGELTPGIAAVAALADSPSTLRGVAHLRLHETDRLAALTAEINGLGGEVTETADGLHIRPRPLQGGVFHTYDDHRMATAGAVIGLAVEGVQIENVATTAKTLPDFPKMWARMLSGAGA, from the coding sequence ATGACCGAGACCCCCGCGCTCCACGCCCTCTGGCCCGCTCCGCTCGCCGACGGCACCGTCCACGCCACCGTCACCGTGCCCGGGTCCAAGTCGGTCACCAACCGCGCCCTCGTCCTCGCCGCGCTCGCCGCCGAGCCGGGCTGGGTGCGCCGCCCGCTGCGCTCGCGCGACTCCCAGCTGATGGCGGACGCGCTGCGCGCGCTGGGCGTCGGCATCGAGGAGACGGCATCCTCCAGTTCCGGCGACGGCTCCGGCGGCGAGGCCTGGCGCATCATCCCGGCCGCCCTGCACGGCCCGGCCACCGTCGACGTCGGCAACGCGGGCACGGTCATGCGCTTCCTGCCGCCCGTCGCCACCCTGGCCTCCGGCGACATCCGTTTCGACGGCGACCCGCGTTCCTACGAGCGCCCGCTCGGCCAGGTCATCAGCGCCCTGCGCACCCTCGGCGCGCGGATCGACGACGACGGCCGGGGCGCGCTGCCGCTGACGGTCCAGGGCGGCGGGGCCCTGGAGGGCGGCGTCGTCGAGATCGACGCCTCCAACTCCTCGCAGTTCGTCTCGGCGCTGCTGCTCTCCGGCCCGCGCTTCAACCAGGGCGTCGAGGTCCGGCACACCGGCACCGCCCTGCCGTCGATGCCGCACATCCGGATGACCGTGGAGATGCTGCGCGCGGCGGGCGCCCAGGTCGACACCCCCGAGGCGGGCGGCGAGCCGAACGTGTGGCGGGTCGCGCCGAGCGCGCTGCTGGGCCGCGACATGGTCGTGGAACCGGACCTGTCGAACGCGCAGCCGTTCCTGGCTGCGGCCCTGATCACCGGCGGCACGGTCACGATCCCGGACTGGCCGCGCCGCACCACCCAGCCGGGCGACGAGCTGCGCCGGATCTTCACCGAGATGGGCGGCTCCTGCGAGCTGACCGACGCGGGCCTGGTCTTCAGCGGCAGCGGCAAGATCCACGGCATCGACGTGGACCTGAGCGAGGTCGGCGAGCTCACCCCCGGCATCGCGGCCGTGGCGGCGCTGGCCGACTCCCCGTCCACCCTGCGCGGGGTGGCGCACCTGCGGCTGCACGAGACGGACCGGCTGGCGGCGCTGACCGCGGAGATCAACGGCCTCGGCGGCGAGGTCACCGAGACGGCGGACGGCCTGCACATCCGCCCGCGCCCGCTGCAGGGCGGTGTCTTCCACACGTACGACGACCACCGGATGGCCACCGCGGGCGCGGTGATCGGCCTGGCGGTGGAGGGCGTGCAGATCGAGAACGTGGCGACGACCGCGAAGACCCTGCCGGACTTCCCGAAGATGTGGGCTCGAATGCTTTCGGGAGCGGGAGCGTAG
- the rsgA gene encoding ribosome small subunit-dependent GTPase A, which translates to MRRYGKHTDEDDIRQRPNPKGNRPRTTIRPKHEDAAEGFVLTVDRGRLTCLVDGRSITAMKARELGRKAAVVGDRVWIVGDLTGKKDTLARIVRIEERKSVLRRTADDDDPYERVVVANADQLAIVTALADPEPRPRMIDRCLVAAYDAGLEPLLVLTKSDLTSPDKILEIYSTFGLNYVVTNREELASGDAADRVRERLNGRITAFVGHSGVGKTTLVNSLVAEGRQRATGHVNAVTGRGRHTTTSALALPLPGGDGWVIDTPGVRSFGLHHVDPSRVILAFPELVPGTEGCPRACSHDEQDCALDKWVEDGHADPARLYSLRRLLQTRERREGD; encoded by the coding sequence ATGCGCAGGTACGGCAAGCACACCGACGAGGACGACATCCGCCAGCGGCCCAACCCCAAGGGCAACCGGCCCCGGACCACCATCCGGCCCAAGCACGAGGACGCGGCCGAGGGCTTCGTCCTGACCGTCGACCGCGGCCGGCTGACCTGCCTGGTCGACGGCCGCTCGATCACCGCCATGAAGGCCCGCGAGCTGGGCCGCAAGGCGGCGGTGGTCGGCGACCGGGTCTGGATCGTGGGCGACCTGACGGGCAAGAAGGACACCCTCGCGCGGATCGTGCGGATCGAGGAGCGCAAGTCCGTCCTGCGGCGCACCGCGGACGACGACGATCCGTACGAGCGGGTGGTCGTCGCCAACGCGGACCAGCTGGCGATCGTCACGGCGCTGGCCGACCCGGAGCCGCGGCCCCGGATGATCGACCGCTGTCTGGTGGCCGCGTACGACGCCGGGCTGGAGCCGCTGCTGGTGCTCACGAAGTCGGACCTGACCTCCCCGGACAAGATCCTGGAGATCTACTCCACGTTCGGCCTGAACTACGTGGTCACCAACCGTGAGGAGCTGGCGAGCGGCGACGCGGCCGACCGGGTGCGCGAGCGCCTGAACGGCCGGATCACCGCCTTCGTCGGCCACTCGGGCGTCGGCAAGACCACCCTGGTGAACTCGCTGGTCGCCGAGGGCCGCCAGCGCGCCACCGGGCACGTCAACGCGGTGACCGGCCGCGGCCGGCACACCACCACCTCCGCGCTCGCACTGCCGCTGCCGGGCGGTGACGGCTGGGTCATCGACACCCCGGGCGTGCGCTCGTTCGGCCTGCACCACGTGGACCCGTCCCGGGTGATCCTGGCCTTCCCGGAACTGGTTCCCGGTACGGAGGGCTGCCCGCGGGCCTGCAGCCACGACGAGCAGGACTGCGCGCTCGACAAGTGGGTGGAGGACGGCCATGCGGATCCGGCGCGCCTGTACTCGCTGCGGCGGCTGCTCCAGACCCGCGAGCGCCGCGAGGGAGACTGA
- a CDS encoding multidrug efflux SMR transporter: MAWLLVVVAGMLETGFAVCLKLSHGFTRLWPTIAFAAFALGSFGLLTLALKKLDVGPAYAVWTGIGAAGTAIYGMVFLGDLVSTLKLVSISLVILGVIGLQLSGSAH; this comes from the coding sequence ATGGCGTGGCTGCTGGTGGTCGTCGCCGGAATGCTGGAGACCGGTTTCGCGGTCTGCCTCAAGCTGTCCCACGGGTTCACCCGGCTGTGGCCGACCATCGCCTTCGCCGCGTTCGCGCTCGGCAGCTTCGGGCTGCTCACCCTGGCCCTGAAGAAGCTGGACGTGGGCCCGGCCTACGCGGTGTGGACGGGCATCGGGGCCGCCGGGACGGCCATCTACGGCATGGTCTTCCTCGGCGATCTGGTGTCGACGCTCAAACTCGTCTCGATCTCGCTGGTCATCCTGGGCGTCATCGGTCTCCAGCTGTCCGGTTCGGCTCACTGA
- a CDS encoding TetR/AcrR family transcriptional regulator yields the protein MPAARESLLEAAGAALLARPWPSVRMVDVAATAGVSRQTLYNEFGGKAGLGRALVRREADWYLEGVDRVLRSPAGAAERLASVAEWTVRAARARPLVRALLTGCWDGNLPVPPGQGVRPGVPAPGPGELARAVRDRASAALTPGEGAQRCELAVRLALSYVIAPGEEPGLGELMRLLRLLSEPNRTAGDR from the coding sequence ATGCCGGCAGCCCGGGAGTCCTTGCTGGAAGCGGCGGGAGCGGCGCTCTTGGCGCGCCCCTGGCCGTCCGTGCGGATGGTCGACGTCGCGGCCACCGCCGGGGTGTCCCGGCAGACCCTCTACAACGAGTTCGGCGGCAAGGCGGGCCTGGGTCGGGCCCTGGTGCGCCGCGAGGCCGACTGGTACCTCGAAGGGGTGGACCGGGTCCTGCGCTCCCCGGCCGGGGCCGCCGAGCGCCTCGCCTCGGTCGCGGAGTGGACCGTACGGGCGGCCCGCGCGCGCCCCCTCGTACGGGCCCTGCTGACGGGGTGCTGGGACGGGAACTTACCCGTGCCGCCCGGGCAGGGAGTGCGGCCGGGCGTACCGGCCCCGGGGCCCGGGGAGCTGGCCCGGGCCGTCCGCGACCGGGCCTCGGCGGCGCTCACCCCGGGAGAGGGGGCACAGCGGTGCGAGCTCGCCGTGCGCCTCGCGCTGTCGTACGTGATAGCCCCGGGCGAGGAGCCGGGGCTCGGGGAGCTGATGCGGCTGCTGCGCCTGCTCAGTGAGCCGAACCGGACAGCTGGAGACCGATGA
- the hisN gene encoding histidinol-phosphatase: MPEYDDDLRLALELADAADAATMQRFRALDLKVETKPDMTPVSEADKAAEEIVRAGIEAARPADAILGEEYGLKGSGPRRWVVDPIDGTKNYVRGVPVWATLISLMAEGADGVFRPVVGVVSAPALGRRWWAAQGGGAYAGGALGGTPVPLGVSKVGTLGDASFAYSSLSGWEEQGRLPGFLDLTRQCWRTRGYGDFWPYMMVAEGSLDLCAEPELNLWDMAAIAVVVQEAGGRFTDLDGAEGVHGGNAAASNGLLHEEMLGYLRPRA, translated from the coding sequence ATGCCCGAGTATGACGATGACCTCCGCCTTGCCCTTGAGCTCGCCGACGCGGCGGACGCCGCCACGATGCAGCGTTTCCGCGCCCTCGACCTGAAGGTCGAGACGAAGCCGGACATGACCCCGGTGAGCGAGGCGGACAAGGCCGCCGAGGAGATCGTCCGGGCCGGGATCGAGGCCGCGCGGCCCGCCGACGCCATCCTGGGCGAGGAGTACGGCCTCAAGGGCAGCGGCCCGCGTCGCTGGGTCGTGGACCCGATCGACGGAACGAAGAACTACGTGCGCGGCGTCCCCGTCTGGGCCACGCTGATCTCGCTGATGGCGGAGGGCGCCGACGGGGTCTTCCGGCCGGTGGTCGGGGTCGTCTCGGCGCCTGCGCTGGGCCGCCGCTGGTGGGCCGCGCAGGGCGGGGGCGCGTACGCCGGCGGTGCGCTGGGCGGCACGCCCGTACCGCTCGGGGTCTCGAAGGTGGGCACCCTGGGCGACGCCTCCTTCGCCTACTCCTCACTCAGCGGCTGGGAGGAGCAGGGCCGCCTCCCGGGGTTCCTGGACCTGACCCGGCAGTGCTGGCGCACCCGCGGCTACGGCGACTTCTGGCCGTACATGATGGTCGCGGAGGGCTCGCTCGACCTGTGCGCCGAGCCGGAGCTGAACCTGTGGGACATGGCCGCCATCGCGGTCGTGGTCCAGGAGGCGGGCGGCCGGTTCACCGACCTGGACGGCGCGGAGGGCGTGCACGGCGGGAACGCGGCGGCCTCGAACGGGCTGTTGCACGAGGAGATGCTGGGATATCTGCGCCCGCGCGCCTGA
- a CDS encoding cyclic nucleotide-binding/CBS domain-containing protein, with translation MLVRDAMSTVILTLGPAHTLRQAACLMSGRRVGAAVVLDPDHSGIGILTERDILNSIGAGHDPDRESVGAHTTNNVVFCTPQATVQEAAEAMVHGGFRHLIVLEHGGPVGIVSVRDVIRCWVPARRSTVPA, from the coding sequence ATGCTCGTCCGTGACGCCATGAGCACCGTGATCCTCACCCTCGGACCCGCCCACACCCTCCGGCAGGCGGCCTGCCTGATGTCCGGCCGACGGGTCGGCGCAGCCGTCGTCCTCGATCCCGACCACAGTGGGATCGGCATCCTGACCGAGCGCGACATCCTCAACTCCATCGGCGCGGGACACGATCCCGACCGGGAGTCCGTGGGCGCGCACACCACCAACAACGTGGTGTTCTGCACCCCGCAGGCCACCGTCCAGGAGGCCGCCGAGGCGATGGTCCACGGCGGCTTCCGCCATCTGATCGTGCTGGAGCACGGCGGGCCCGTCGGCATCGTGTCCGTACGCGATGTCATCCGCTGCTGGGTGCCGGCGCGGCGCAGCACCGTACCGGCGTAG
- a CDS encoding catalase: MTQEAHVTQGPLTTEAGAPVADNQNSETAGVGGPVLVQDQLLLEKLAHFNRERIPERVVHARGAGAYGTFTLTRDVSQWTRAKFLSEVGKQTETFLRFSTVAGNLGAADAVRDPRGWALKFYTEEGNYDLVGNNTPVFFIKDAIKFPDFIHTQKRDPYTGSQEADNVWDFWGLSPESTHQVTWLFGDRGIPASYRHMNGYGSHTFQWNNEAGEVFWVKYHFKTDQGIKNLTQAEANALAGEDPDSHQRDLRESIERGEFPTWTVQVQIMPAADAAGYRFNPFDLTKVWPHEDYPPIEIGKLELNRNPENVFAEVEQSIFSPAHFVPGIGPSPDKMLQGRLFAYGDAHRYRVGINADHLPVNRPHATEARTNSRDGFLYDGRHKGAKNYEPNSFGGPFQTDRPLWQSTAVTGGTGNHAAPVHSEDSDFVQAGNLYRLMSEDEKSRLIENLSGFIAKVSRDDIAERAIDNFRQADGDFGKRLEAAVQALRG, from the coding sequence ATGACGCAGGAGGCGCACGTGACGCAGGGACCGCTCACCACGGAGGCCGGGGCTCCGGTCGCCGACAACCAGAACAGCGAGACGGCCGGCGTCGGAGGTCCCGTTCTGGTCCAGGACCAGCTGCTCCTCGAGAAGCTGGCCCACTTCAACCGCGAGCGCATCCCGGAGCGCGTCGTGCACGCCCGCGGCGCCGGCGCGTACGGCACCTTCACGCTCACCCGTGACGTGTCGCAGTGGACCCGGGCGAAGTTCCTGTCCGAGGTCGGCAAGCAGACCGAGACCTTCCTGCGCTTCTCCACCGTCGCGGGCAACCTCGGTGCGGCCGACGCCGTGCGCGACCCCCGCGGCTGGGCGCTGAAGTTCTACACCGAAGAGGGCAACTACGACCTCGTCGGCAACAACACGCCGGTGTTCTTCATCAAGGACGCCATCAAGTTCCCCGACTTCATCCACACCCAGAAGCGCGACCCGTACACGGGCTCGCAGGAGGCGGACAACGTCTGGGACTTCTGGGGTCTGTCGCCCGAGTCCACCCACCAGGTGACCTGGCTGTTCGGCGACCGCGGCATACCGGCGTCCTACCGGCACATGAACGGCTACGGCTCGCACACGTTCCAGTGGAACAACGAGGCCGGCGAGGTCTTCTGGGTCAAGTACCACTTCAAGACCGACCAGGGGATCAAGAACCTCACGCAGGCCGAGGCCAACGCCCTCGCCGGCGAGGACCCCGACTCGCACCAGCGCGACCTGCGCGAGTCCATCGAGCGCGGCGAGTTCCCGACCTGGACCGTGCAGGTCCAGATCATGCCGGCGGCGGACGCGGCGGGGTACCGCTTCAACCCGTTCGACCTCACCAAGGTGTGGCCGCACGAGGACTACCCGCCGATCGAGATCGGCAAGCTGGAGCTCAACCGCAACCCGGAGAACGTCTTCGCCGAGGTCGAGCAGAGCATCTTCAGCCCGGCGCACTTCGTCCCCGGCATCGGCCCGTCCCCGGACAAGATGCTCCAGGGCCGCCTCTTCGCGTACGGCGACGCCCACCGCTACCGCGTCGGCATCAACGCCGACCACCTGCCGGTGAACCGCCCGCACGCCACCGAGGCGCGCACCAACTCCCGTGACGGCTTCCTGTACGACGGCCGCCACAAGGGTGCGAAGAACTACGAGCCGAACAGCTTCGGCGGCCCCTTCCAGACGGACCGCCCGCTGTGGCAGTCCACCGCGGTCACCGGCGGCACGGGCAACCACGCCGCCCCGGTGCACTCCGAGGACAGCGACTTCGTCCAGGCGGGCAACCTCTACCGCCTGATGTCCGAGGACGAGAAGTCCCGTCTGATCGAGAACCTGTCCGGCTTCATCGCCAAGGTCTCCCGTGACGACATCGCCGAGCGCGCGATCGACAACTTCCGCCAGGCGGACGGTGACTTCGGCAAGCGGCTGGAGGCCGCGGTCCAGGCCCTCCGCGGCTGA
- a CDS encoding Fur family transcriptional regulator, translating into MSDLLERLRGRGWRMTAQRRVVAEVLDGDHVHLTADEVHARAVDKLPEISRATVYNTLGELVSLGEVLEVSTDRRAKRYDPNAHQPHQHLVCAQCGAIRDVHPSGNPLADLPDAERFGFVVSAVEVTYRGLCPSCAGA; encoded by the coding sequence ATGAGTGACCTGCTGGAACGACTTCGCGGACGCGGATGGCGCATGACCGCACAGCGGCGCGTCGTGGCCGAGGTGCTCGACGGTGACCACGTTCACCTGACGGCCGACGAGGTGCACGCCCGGGCGGTGGACAAGCTGCCGGAGATCTCGCGCGCCACCGTCTACAACACGCTGGGCGAGCTCGTGTCCCTCGGCGAGGTCCTGGAGGTCTCCACGGACCGCCGGGCCAAGCGGTACGACCCGAACGCCCACCAGCCCCACCAGCACCTGGTCTGCGCCCAGTGCGGCGCGATCCGCGACGTGCACCCGTCGGGCAACCCGCTGGCCGACCTCCCGGACGCGGAGCGCTTCGGCTTCGTGGTGTCGGCGGTCGAGGTGACGTACCGGGGCCTGTGCCCGTCCTGCGCGGGGGCGTGA
- a CDS encoding tetratricopeptide repeat protein — MGFMGDRSTLLETGRFVRAEVESGAEANEEAPVVNAQTALTDADFAEEMFAETDPASDAELEARHRVAADRGDPGAMSVLGALLLRRGDLTGAEPYLRGATAEGDRAAANNLGVLLLQRGYPEEAAGWWRVAAVAGSAPAAHALGRHFRERGDEPAAEYWLRQAAESGHALGAYGLADLLEHRGDKGVERWLRQAAEQGHREAAYRLARHLRKGDPAEAEQWYRQAAARGHRRAALHLGALLEARGELKEAGRWYLTSAKQGEARAACALGFLLRDAGDEESAVAWWNRAAQDGDGNAANALGALHAARGETQTAEKWYRTAMDAGDQNGAYNLALLCAAQERTAQAEQWYRRAAYAGHREAANALAIMLLQVGDAAGAEPWFSKAAEAGSVDAAFNLGILFASRDDDRTALKWYERAASAGHTDAALQVGIALVRDGEDRAAERHLRCAAGGGSAEAAFRLAALLESLAPPPEPVALGEPVGGAERTESEEWYERAAELGHRRAQVRVGMLAAARGDLAVAARWYREAAEAGSRNGAFNLGLLLAREGNEPEAALWWTRAAVAGHGRAALRLGLLAARHGDLAEGQKWCVRAMELGPAEVSERAARLREALAEELSA; from the coding sequence ATGGGATTTATGGGGGACAGGTCAACTCTGCTGGAGACAGGGCGGTTTGTGAGGGCGGAAGTCGAATCGGGCGCAGAGGCCAACGAGGAGGCTCCGGTCGTTAACGCGCAGACCGCACTGACCGATGCGGATTTCGCGGAAGAAATGTTCGCCGAGACCGATCCGGCGAGCGACGCCGAGCTGGAAGCACGGCACCGGGTCGCGGCCGACCGGGGTGACCCGGGCGCGATGAGCGTGCTCGGGGCGCTCCTGCTGCGCCGCGGCGACCTGACCGGCGCCGAGCCGTACCTGCGCGGCGCCACCGCGGAAGGGGACCGCGCCGCCGCCAACAACCTGGGAGTGCTGCTGCTCCAGCGGGGCTACCCCGAGGAGGCCGCCGGCTGGTGGCGGGTCGCCGCCGTCGCCGGATCCGCGCCGGCCGCACACGCCCTGGGCCGCCACTTCCGCGAGCGCGGGGACGAGCCCGCCGCCGAATACTGGCTGCGCCAGGCGGCCGAATCCGGCCATGCCCTGGGTGCGTACGGGCTCGCCGACCTGCTCGAGCACCGCGGTGACAAGGGCGTCGAGCGCTGGCTGCGCCAGGCGGCCGAGCAGGGGCACCGCGAGGCCGCGTACCGGCTGGCCCGGCACCTGCGCAAGGGCGACCCCGCCGAGGCCGAGCAGTGGTACCGGCAGGCCGCCGCGCGCGGGCACCGGCGGGCCGCGCTGCACCTGGGCGCCCTGCTGGAGGCGCGCGGGGAGCTCAAGGAGGCCGGGCGCTGGTACCTGACCTCGGCCAAGCAGGGCGAGGCACGGGCCGCGTGCGCGCTCGGCTTCCTGCTGCGCGACGCCGGCGACGAGGAGAGCGCCGTCGCGTGGTGGAACCGCGCCGCACAGGACGGCGACGGGAACGCCGCCAATGCGCTGGGCGCGTTGCACGCCGCGCGGGGCGAGACCCAGACCGCGGAGAAGTGGTACCGGACCGCCATGGACGCGGGCGACCAGAACGGGGCGTACAACCTTGCTTTGCTGTGCGCCGCACAGGAGCGGACCGCACAGGCCGAGCAGTGGTACCGGCGGGCGGCCTACGCCGGCCACCGGGAGGCCGCCAACGCCCTCGCGATCATGCTGTTGCAGGTCGGCGACGCGGCGGGGGCCGAGCCGTGGTTCTCGAAGGCGGCAGAGGCGGGCAGCGTCGACGCCGCGTTCAACCTCGGGATCCTGTTCGCGAGCCGGGACGACGACCGGACGGCGCTGAAGTGGTACGAGCGGGCCGCGTCGGCGGGCCACACGGACGCGGCGCTCCAGGTCGGCATCGCGCTGGTCCGCGACGGCGAGGACCGGGCGGCGGAGCGGCACCTGCGGTGCGCCGCGGGCGGCGGCAGCGCGGAGGCGGCGTTCCGGCTGGCCGCGCTGCTGGAATCGCTGGCTCCGCCGCCGGAGCCGGTGGCGCTGGGCGAGCCGGTCGGCGGCGCCGAGCGCACCGAGAGCGAGGAGTGGTACGAGCGGGCCGCCGAGCTGGGGCACCGGCGTGCGCAGGTCCGGGTCGGGATGCTGGCCGCTGCGCGGGGCGATCTGGCGGTCGCGGCGCGGTGGTACCGGGAGGCGGCGGAGGCGGGCTCCCGCAACGGGGCGTTCAACCTCGGGCTGCTGCTCGCCCGCGAGGGGAACGAGCCGGAGGCAGCGCTGTGGTGGACCCGGGCCGCGGTGGCCGGGCACGGCCGGGCGGCGTTGCGGCTGGGGCTCCTCGCTGCGCGGCACGGGGACCTGGCGGAGGGGCAGAAGTGGTGCGTCCGGGCCATGGAGCTGGGGCCGGCGGAGGTGTCCGAGCGGGCGGCCAGGCTCCGCGAGGCGCTGGCCGAGGAGCTCTCCGCCTGA